One Myxosarcina sp. GI1 genomic window carries:
- a CDS encoding LysE family translocator codes for MFGTQDLSVFLLAAISLSLLPGSDTIYIITRSIGQGRKAGVASVLGISTGLLLHTSAATFGLSAILATSVIAFNIVKLIGATYLVYLGIQMFFNNSSQETTDITKTKEANLSTIYRQGILTNVFNPKVALFFLALLPQFVDPANSHKAFSFFFLGCMFITTSTTWSMFVALLAAKASSIVRSKTRFMDFAKRVTGVIFIGMGIKLATEQAK; via the coding sequence ATGTTTGGTACTCAAGACCTCTCTGTTTTTTTGTTGGCAGCAATTTCTCTTAGCTTATTACCTGGTTCGGATACTATATATATCATTACTCGTAGCATAGGTCAGGGACGAAAAGCTGGTGTTGCTTCAGTTTTGGGCATTAGTACTGGTTTGTTATTACATACCAGTGCCGCTACATTTGGACTATCCGCTATTTTGGCTACCTCGGTAATTGCATTTAATATCGTGAAATTGATTGGTGCTACATATTTGGTATATTTGGGTATCCAAATGTTCTTTAATAATAGTTCCCAGGAAACCACCGACATTACTAAGACAAAAGAGGCAAATTTATCGACTATTTACCGCCAGGGAATTTTGACTAATGTTTTTAATCCCAAGGTAGCTTTATTTTTTCTGGCATTGTTACCTCAGTTTGTCGATCCAGCTAATAGCCATAAAGCGTTTTCATTTTTCTTTCTGGGGTGTATGTTTATTACTACTAGCACTACATGGAGTATGTTTGTTGCTTTGTTAGCAGCTAAAGCTTCTAGTATTGTTCGTTCTAAAACTCGGTTTATGGACTTTGCCAAACGAGTAACAGGAGTGATTTTTATTGGCATGGGAATTAAGCTTGCTACCGAACAGGCAAAGTAG
- a CDS encoding DNA topoisomerase (ATP-hydrolyzing) subunit A: MAKQLNLLGTGQIIPTPLHREMERSYLEYAMSVIVGRALPDVRDGLKPVHRRILYAMYELGLTPDRPYRKCARVVGDVLGKYHPHGDQSVYDALVRLVQSFSTRYPLLDGHGNFGSVDNDPPAAMRYTETRLAPLAYQGMLDEISEATVNFSDNFDSSQQEPVVLPAQLPILLLNGCAGIAVGMATNIPPHNLTETVDGLIALIDKPDLADEKLWQIIPGPDFPTGGEIVETKGIHDAYLTGKGIIKVRGVAKAERLSKGKTRRREKEAIVVTELPYQVNKAGWIEKVADLVNQGRIEGISDIRDESDRQGLRVVIELKRDAKAKKVLQQLYRQTALQSNFGAILLALVDNKPVQLSLRQLLTEFLKFREQTLTRQYSHELAEAERRLHLVEGLLIALNNLDRVIEVLRNAPDGTTAKYRLEEELGISPDQGDSILAMPMRRLTGLERQKLETEAEDLREKIAQLNKVLSDRHELLKALKKELRALKRKFGDERRTRIISVLPTAEKKVVAAKSTPTKTDDAVRATPNKLMMLDRSPNANLQITHEGCIYWQNPSEVDSASNLNIKAGADFIVDREPIGDRQSTIIVTDSGKAYPIAIADIPSAIETTTQTAVGLLSSAAQRDANKTVAQFFMPQDTSNLDLIMLTEKGIIKRLKASELEALGNRGLVLIKLKERDSLQYFCFSREGEEVAIATTGGRILRLAVDENQIPTMGRNAQGNKVMRLRVREQLAGCCAVTSQDTIVLISQLGYVKRIPVKTLRLANRGDIGTQGIQFADERDNLAAATAIKSLNNLVLITNKDRRLVLPVSEIPLLDKNSTGEKLVKLQAQEAIIAIASGVK; the protein is encoded by the coding sequence ATGGCAAAACAGCTTAACTTATTAGGGACTGGTCAAATTATCCCTACTCCTCTTCATCGCGAAATGGAGAGATCCTATTTAGAATACGCCATGAGCGTTATTGTCGGCAGGGCTTTACCAGATGTGAGAGATGGACTAAAACCCGTACATCGTCGAATTTTGTATGCGATGTATGAGTTGGGTCTTACACCCGATCGCCCCTATCGTAAGTGCGCTCGTGTTGTCGGTGATGTTTTAGGAAAATATCATCCTCATGGAGATCAGTCTGTATATGATGCTTTAGTAAGATTGGTACAGAGCTTTTCTACCCGCTATCCGCTTCTAGACGGTCACGGTAACTTTGGTTCGGTGGATAACGATCCGCCAGCCGCGATGCGCTACACCGAAACCAGACTAGCTCCTCTGGCATATCAAGGGATGCTCGATGAGATTAGCGAAGCGACGGTAAATTTTAGCGACAATTTTGATAGTTCTCAGCAAGAACCAGTAGTCTTACCCGCGCAATTGCCGATTTTATTGCTCAACGGCTGTGCGGGAATTGCTGTGGGGATGGCAACTAATATTCCACCGCATAACTTGACTGAAACCGTTGATGGTTTGATTGCGCTGATTGACAAGCCAGACCTGGCCGACGAAAAACTATGGCAGATAATTCCCGGTCCCGACTTTCCGACGGGAGGAGAAATTGTCGAAACCAAAGGCATCCATGATGCTTATCTTACTGGTAAAGGTATTATCAAAGTTCGAGGTGTTGCTAAAGCCGAAAGACTTTCTAAAGGCAAAACCAGACGTAGAGAAAAAGAGGCAATTGTAGTTACAGAACTTCCCTATCAGGTTAATAAAGCTGGCTGGATTGAAAAAGTAGCCGATTTAGTCAATCAGGGACGTATTGAAGGAATTTCCGATATTAGAGACGAAAGCGATCGCCAGGGCTTGCGAGTTGTTATCGAACTAAAACGCGATGCTAAAGCCAAAAAAGTCTTACAACAGCTTTATCGTCAGACGGCACTGCAATCCAATTTTGGCGCGATTTTGTTGGCATTGGTGGATAATAAGCCAGTTCAATTGTCATTGCGTCAATTGTTAACTGAGTTTCTCAAGTTTCGCGAACAAACCCTAACTCGACAGTACAGCCACGAACTAGCAGAAGCAGAGCGCAGACTACACTTGGTAGAAGGCTTATTAATCGCTTTAAATAATCTCGATCGCGTTATTGAAGTATTGCGTAATGCTCCAGATGGTACTACTGCCAAGTATCGCCTGGAAGAGGAATTAGGCATTAGTCCCGACCAGGGAGACTCGATTTTAGCCATGCCCATGCGTCGCCTGACGGGTTTGGAAAGACAAAAGTTAGAAACCGAAGCTGAAGATTTACGGGAAAAAATTGCTCAGCTAAATAAAGTTTTGAGCGATCGCCACGAATTACTTAAGGCATTAAAAAAAGAGTTACGCGCCCTTAAACGTAAGTTTGGTGACGAAAGACGGACGCGAATCATTAGCGTATTGCCTACTGCGGAAAAGAAAGTAGTTGCAGCTAAATCTACTCCTACAAAAACCGATGATGCGGTTCGGGCTACACCTAACAAGTTGATGATGCTCGATCGCTCTCCAAACGCTAACTTGCAAATTACTCACGAAGGCTGTATTTATTGGCAAAATCCTTCAGAAGTTGACTCCGCTTCTAATCTAAATATCAAAGCTGGTGCCGATTTTATTGTTGACAGAGAACCAATTGGAGATCGCCAATCGACAATTATAGTTACCGATAGTGGTAAAGCCTACCCGATAGCGATTGCCGATATTCCTTCGGCAATCGAAACTACTACTCAAACCGCTGTAGGTTTATTATCTTCAGCAGCACAAAGAGATGCTAACAAGACAGTGGCTCAGTTCTTTATGCCTCAAGATACTAGCAATCTCGACTTAATCATGTTGACTGAAAAAGGAATTATCAAACGCCTTAAAGCTTCTGAGTTAGAAGCGTTAGGCAATCGCGGTTTGGTTTTAATCAAGCTCAAGGAACGCGACAGCCTACAGTATTTTTGCTTTAGCCGTGAAGGTGAAGAAGTGGCGATCGCTACTACTGGAGGACGAATTTTGCGTCTGGCAGTAGACGAAAATCAAATTCCAACTATGGGACGTAATGCTCAAGGTAATAAGGTAATGCGTCTGCGGGTTCGAGAACAATTAGCTGGCTGCTGTGCGGTTACGAGCCAAGATACCATAGTTTTGATATCCCAATTGGGTTACGTCAAACGCATACCAGTTAAAACTTTAAGACTAGCCAATCGCGGCGATATAGGCACTCAGGGAATTCAGTTTGCCGACGAACGAGATAACTTGGCAGCAGCAACTGCGATTAAGTCTCTAAATAATTTAGTATTAATTACTAACAAAGATCGCCGTTTGGTGTTGCCTGTCAGCGAGATTCCTTTACTAGATAAAAATAGTACTGGAGAAAAATTAGTTAAGTTGCAAGCACAAGAAGCCATTATTGCTATCGCTTCTGGTGTTAAATAA
- a CDS encoding DevA family ABC transporter ATP-binding protein, producing MNEQQSIQPVIDIKNLDHYFGTGQLRKQVLFDINLEIDRGEIVLMTGPSGSGKTTLLTLVSGLRSPQSGSCKILGSELCGASNKELVRARRNNGYIFQAHNLHKSLTALQNVRMGLEVHGKYSQAEMRDRAAAMLEQVGLGDKLDYYPDNLSGGQKQRVAIARALVAHPAIVLADEPTAALDSKSGRDVVNLMQKLAKEQGSTILLVTHDNRILDVADRIIHMEDGKLVNNSTKKAAA from the coding sequence ATGAACGAACAACAATCAATACAACCAGTAATCGACATCAAAAACCTCGACCACTATTTTGGTACGGGACAACTTCGCAAACAGGTTTTATTCGATATTAATTTAGAAATCGATCGCGGCGAAATTGTCTTAATGACAGGTCCTTCTGGTTCGGGTAAAACTACTTTATTAACCTTAGTTAGTGGTCTGCGATCGCCTCAGTCGGGAAGCTGTAAAATACTTGGGTCAGAGCTTTGTGGTGCGAGTAATAAAGAGTTAGTTCGAGCTAGACGCAATAACGGCTATATCTTTCAAGCACATAACTTACATAAAAGCCTTACTGCCTTACAAAACGTGCGGATGGGTTTGGAAGTACATGGCAAATACTCTCAGGCAGAAATGCGCGATCGCGCCGCAGCAATGCTAGAACAGGTAGGCTTAGGAGATAAATTGGATTATTATCCCGACAACTTATCTGGTGGACAAAAACAACGTGTGGCGATCGCTCGTGCTTTGGTGGCACATCCTGCGATTGTCTTAGCCGACGAACCAACAGCCGCTTTAGACAGTAAATCTGGTCGCGACGTAGTAAATTTGATGCAAAAGTTAGCTAAAGAACAAGGCAGCACAATTTTACTCGTCACTCACGACAACCGTATTTTAGACGTTGCCGATCGCATCATACATATGGAAGACGGCAAGTTAGTTAATAACTCTACTAAAAAAGCTGCTGCTTGA
- a CDS encoding ABC transporter permease, with product MSHYFIKRLLISIPTLIAISIIIFAILALAPGDPLGEFASNPAITTEVRENIRRSLGLDQPIHIRYIKWFTAFVRGDMGYSFNSRSPVFNLLRQRLPATLWVVGLAYIFGVLIAFPLGIISALRRYSVTDQIITTIAFLGFSIPPFFTGLLFIIIFSVWLNWFPFIYNSSLQVTDFNSFIGQIKQSIMPIAVLALYQSAILMRFIRSSVLEELNQEYVRTAMAKGLTQWAIIKNHILRNAMIPVVTLIAIDIPAIFTGALVTEQIFRVPGIGALLIESIYRSDTPVVMAITFIYGILIVLFNLIADLLYAVLDPRVKYE from the coding sequence ATGAGCCACTACTTTATTAAACGTTTGCTAATTTCAATTCCTACTTTGATAGCAATTAGTATAATTATTTTTGCTATTTTGGCACTAGCACCAGGAGATCCTTTAGGTGAATTTGCGTCTAATCCTGCAATTACCACCGAAGTCAGAGAAAATATTCGCCGTTCTTTGGGATTAGACCAGCCGATTCATATTCGCTATATAAAGTGGTTTACAGCATTTGTTCGCGGCGATATGGGTTATTCTTTCAATAGTCGCAGTCCCGTATTCAATCTATTAAGGCAGCGGTTGCCAGCTACGCTTTGGGTAGTTGGTTTGGCTTATATTTTTGGCGTATTAATTGCTTTTCCGTTGGGAATTATTTCCGCTCTCAGACGTTATTCTGTTACCGACCAAATTATTACTACTATTGCTTTTTTAGGCTTTTCTATTCCACCGTTTTTTACAGGTTTACTATTTATAATTATTTTTAGCGTTTGGTTAAACTGGTTTCCGTTTATTTACAATAGCAGTTTGCAAGTAACGGATTTTAATAGCTTTATCGGTCAAATAAAACAATCTATTATGCCAATTGCGGTACTCGCTTTATATCAGTCGGCAATTTTAATGAGGTTTATTCGTTCTTCGGTTTTAGAAGAATTAAATCAAGAATACGTGCGAACGGCTATGGCTAAAGGTTTAACTCAATGGGCAATTATTAAAAATCATATTTTACGTAACGCAATGATTCCTGTCGTTACTTTAATTGCTATAGATATACCTGCAATTTTTACTGGTGCATTAGTAACCGAACAAATTTTTCGAGTCCCAGGAATTGGTGCATTGTTAATTGAGTCGATCTACCGTAGCGATACGCCAGTAGTAATGGCAATTACTTTTATTTACGGTATTTTGATTGTGTTATTTAATTTAATTGCCGATCTTTTATACGCCGTTCTCGATCCGCGAGTGAAATATGAGTAG
- a CDS encoding type II toxin-antitoxin system death-on-curing family toxin, with translation MNLKFVTLAQAKAIHKQQLALFGGTTGIINEGKLESALYRPVNIANYNPDASIYDLAAALGYGIAINHPFVDGNKRTAFIVMAVFLEINQIKMIASEVEVVNIMIGIASGTTSEEMLCNWLKENTEKYTCYSQL, from the coding sequence ATGAACTTAAAATTTGTTACTCTTGCTCAAGCTAAAGCCATACACAAACAACAGCTTGCTTTATTTGGTGGAACAACAGGAATTATTAATGAAGGAAAGCTTGAGAGTGCTTTATATCGTCCTGTAAATATAGCTAACTACAATCCCGATGCCAGTATATACGATTTAGCTGCTGCATTAGGTTATGGTATTGCCATTAACCACCCTTTTGTTGATGGCAATAAACGTACTGCTTTTATTGTTATGGCGGTTTTTTTGGAAATTAACCAAATTAAGATGATAGCTTCAGAAGTAGAGGTAGTAAACATAATGATAGGTATTGCTAGCGGAACAACATCAGAAGAGATGTTATGTAATTGGTTAAAGGAAAATACAGAAAAGTACACTTGCTACAGTCAACTATGA
- a CDS encoding 2-phosphosulfolactate phosphatase, translating into MSPEAQAAVTVYQNLQHSLEYLIKQCGSGKELIERGFKRDVKLAAKLNVSNCLPTLVDRAYTNLAR; encoded by the coding sequence TTGTCACCAGAGGCGCAAGCCGCAGTCACGGTATATCAAAACCTTCAACACAGCCTAGAATATTTAATTAAGCAATGTGGCTCTGGCAAAGAATTAATCGAGCGAGGTTTTAAGCGGGATGTTAAGTTAGCAGCAAAGCTAAATGTCAGCAATTGTCTTCCTACATTGGTTGACAGAGCCTATACCAATCTCGCAAGATAA
- the aroH gene encoding chorismate mutase, translating to MDWRVRGIRGAITVKENTPEAIAEAVDELLDEIEAYNSLDLNEIVCVFFTATSDLNAMFPAAATRSRPGWDSVPLLDLQQMPVEGSLPRCIRVLIQFNTNLPQSAIVHCYLRQAQTLRPDWNISLTVNH from the coding sequence GTGGACTGGAGAGTGCGAGGAATTCGCGGGGCAATTACAGTAAAGGAAAATACACCCGAAGCGATCGCCGAAGCTGTAGATGAGTTGTTAGACGAAATAGAAGCATACAACAGTCTCGACCTCAATGAAATAGTCTGCGTTTTCTTCACCGCCACATCCGACCTCAACGCCATGTTTCCCGCAGCAGCTACTAGATCTCGTCCTGGATGGGATAGTGTTCCCTTATTAGATTTACAGCAAATGCCAGTCGAAGGCAGCCTGCCACGCTGCATTAGAGTGTTAATTCAGTTTAATACTAATCTGCCGCAGTCGGCGATCGTTCACTGCTACTTACGTCAGGCTCAAACTTTACGCCCCGACTGGAATATTTCCTTGACTGTAAATCATTAA
- a CDS encoding serine/threonine-protein kinase, with protein MPLNPRLLKGRYEIQRHLGQTDRQTLLAKDRQTQELVVVKLLTFGGKLKWETFKLFEREAKILKELKHPAIPRYLDYFDVETDFGRGFALVQSYIDAPSLAAHIQAGRTFSEIELKQIVTAVLEILIYLHHRHPPIIHRDLKPENILLGDRSGNYVGQVYLVDFGSVQAATKELGTRTVVGTYGYMPLEQFGGRAVPASDLYGLGTTIIYLASGQHPADLPQQDFRISFENFVNLSSSFVEWLQWMTQPSLERRLESADRALEALENPKLQTKPALVVSKPIDSKVVLNKKAEYLEICIPPVGFSMQLLFMIGFATFWNGFLVVWYSIAIATWSQGGWFAALFALGHLGVGVWLILSILFTLFGNTLLYIDNKQISLRYQLFGLKYYRPRPMSRHKIVKLERTNTSYKKDSDGDRVEVKPRINIWAGTKKFKIGGNGILSEIELDWISHELGDWLKLPVVSMNNEQ; from the coding sequence ATGCCTTTAAATCCTCGCTTACTTAAAGGGCGTTATGAAATCCAGAGGCATTTAGGTCAAACCGACCGTCAAACTTTATTAGCCAAGGATCGACAAACTCAAGAGTTAGTGGTAGTTAAGCTGCTAACCTTTGGTGGTAAATTAAAGTGGGAGACATTTAAGCTTTTTGAGCGTGAAGCTAAAATTCTCAAAGAACTCAAACATCCAGCTATTCCTCGTTATCTCGATTATTTTGATGTAGAAACAGATTTTGGACGAGGTTTTGCATTGGTACAAAGCTATATCGATGCACCTTCTCTAGCAGCGCATATTCAAGCAGGAAGAACCTTTAGTGAAATAGAACTAAAACAAATTGTCACAGCAGTTTTAGAAATTCTGATTTATCTGCATCATCGCCATCCCCCAATTATCCATCGCGATCTCAAACCAGAAAATATATTACTGGGCGATCGCTCTGGAAATTATGTCGGACAAGTTTATTTAGTAGACTTTGGTTCGGTACAGGCTGCTACCAAGGAACTAGGAACGAGAACGGTAGTAGGAACTTACGGTTATATGCCATTAGAACAGTTTGGGGGAAGAGCGGTACCAGCTTCCGATCTCTATGGTTTGGGAACGACAATTATTTATTTAGCTTCGGGACAGCATCCAGCCGATTTACCTCAACAAGACTTTCGGATTAGCTTTGAAAACTTTGTCAATCTCTCGTCTAGCTTTGTTGAGTGGTTGCAGTGGATGACACAACCAAGTTTAGAACGGCGTTTGGAATCTGCCGATCGCGCTTTAGAAGCCTTAGAAAATCCCAAGCTACAGACAAAGCCTGCTTTAGTTGTTTCCAAACCAATAGATTCTAAAGTGGTTTTGAATAAAAAAGCAGAATATCTAGAAATTTGTATTCCGCCAGTTGGTTTTAGTATGCAATTGCTGTTTATGATTGGATTTGCAACCTTTTGGAACGGATTTTTGGTGGTTTGGTATTCTATTGCCATCGCCACCTGGAGTCAAGGAGGTTGGTTTGCAGCTTTGTTTGCACTCGGTCATTTGGGTGTTGGTGTCTGGTTAATTTTATCTATACTATTTACTCTTTTTGGAAATACTCTGTTGTATATCGACAACAAACAAATTTCCCTCAGATATCAGCTTTTTGGTCTTAAATATTATCGTCCTCGTCCTATGTCCAGGCATAAAATCGTTAAGCTAGAACGCACTAATACTTCTTACAAGAAAGATTCCGATGGCGATCGCGTAGAAGTAAAACCACGAATTAATATTTGGGCTGGAACTAAAAAGTTTAAAATTGGGGGAAACGGTATACTTTCTGAAATTGAACTTGACTGGATATCTCACGAACTCGGTGATTGGCTGAAGTTGCCAGTTGTATCAATGAACAATGAACAGTAA
- a CDS encoding response regulator — translation MTTVLIVEDDPINLRVFSKILTKKGGLQVEGTENVEKVLQLAESGDIDAILMDVSLANSIYQGKPVDGIEITQMLKSNPQTASLPVILVTAHAMQGNRESFLKQSGADGYISKPIVDHQHFIDSIMSLVNRS, via the coding sequence ATGACCACAGTTCTAATTGTGGAAGACGATCCGATAAATCTTCGGGTTTTCTCCAAAATACTAACAAAAAAAGGCGGTTTGCAAGTAGAAGGCACCGAAAACGTAGAAAAGGTTTTACAACTGGCTGAATCTGGCGATATAGACGCAATTTTGATGGATGTTTCTTTGGCTAATAGCATCTATCAAGGTAAACCAGTAGATGGGATTGAAATTACTCAAATGCTAAAATCCAATCCACAAACTGCTTCATTGCCAGTTATTTTAGTTACCGCTCATGCCATGCAGGGAAATCGCGAGAGTTTTCTCAAACAAAGCGGTGCGGATGGCTATATTTCTAAACCTATAGTCGATCATCAGCATTTTATCGATTCTATTATGTCTTTAGTCAATCGCTCATAA
- a CDS encoding M61 family metallopeptidase: protein MTEATAIRQPKPTATTIAYQVAMPQPASHLFEVSLQVNNWQENQLDLKMPVWTPGSYLVREYARHVQDFVAEDSNGNLASKKVSKNRWRIETENSSEITVRYRVYANELTVRTNHLDSTHGYFNGAALFFFISGWERQPIRVQIIPPYSNWQVSTTLSVVDRKANIYEAQDFDTLVDSPVEIGTQEVYDFEAVNKPHQLAVWGKGNAKPQKIIEDTQKIIETEAKIFDGVPYDRYLFLLHLSGSGYGGLEHKESCTLNYPRFGFRDCNKYNRFMQLVAHEFFHLWNVKRIRPHVLEKFNYEAESYTTSLWFCEGTTSYYDILIPLQAGVYERKTCLENLSKDITRYLTIPGRNVQPLGESSYDAWIKLYRRDANSDNNQISYYLKGEMVSLLLDLLIRAKHNNQRSLDDVMRLMWQRFGKQEIGFSESQLRNAIAEVADDNLDDFFVRYIETTEELPFDEYLEPFGLYVKAVEDDDPVFHTGMKVVTENGREIIKFVEADSPAAKAGIDAEDELLAIDDIRITSEFLSDRLKDYQAEDTIQVTVFHQDQLKTLPVTLAKPLPTRYELARLDNLSDLQQQNLSGWLG, encoded by the coding sequence ATGACTGAAGCTACAGCTATTCGTCAGCCCAAACCAACAGCTACAACTATCGCTTATCAGGTGGCAATGCCACAACCAGCTTCTCATTTATTTGAAGTGAGTTTGCAGGTTAACAACTGGCAAGAAAACCAGCTAGATTTAAAAATGCCCGTTTGGACTCCTGGCTCTTATTTAGTCAGAGAATACGCGAGGCACGTTCAAGATTTTGTGGCTGAAGATAGCAATGGCAATTTAGCTAGCAAAAAAGTCAGCAAAAATCGCTGGCGCATAGAGACAGAAAATAGTTCTGAGATTACGGTACGCTATCGAGTTTACGCTAACGAACTAACGGTACGTACCAATCATTTAGATAGCACTCATGGCTATTTCAACGGCGCGGCTTTGTTCTTTTTCATTTCAGGTTGGGAACGACAGCCGATCCGTGTCCAGATTATTCCTCCGTATTCTAATTGGCAAGTCAGCACCACCTTATCTGTAGTCGATCGCAAAGCTAATATTTACGAAGCACAAGATTTCGATACTTTGGTAGACAGTCCCGTAGAAATCGGTACGCAAGAAGTATACGATTTTGAAGCTGTCAACAAACCCCATCAACTAGCAGTTTGGGGCAAAGGAAACGCCAAACCACAAAAGATTATTGAAGATACACAAAAGATAATCGAAACCGAAGCTAAAATCTTTGACGGGGTACCTTACGATCGCTATTTATTTTTACTACATCTTTCTGGTAGTGGTTACGGTGGTTTGGAACACAAAGAGTCTTGTACTTTAAATTATCCCCGCTTTGGCTTTCGCGATTGCAACAAGTACAATCGTTTTATGCAGCTTGTAGCACATGAATTTTTTCATCTGTGGAACGTGAAAAGGATTCGCCCCCACGTTTTAGAAAAGTTTAATTACGAAGCGGAAAGCTACACTACTTCTTTGTGGTTTTGCGAGGGAACAACCAGCTACTACGATATTTTAATTCCCCTGCAAGCAGGAGTTTACGAGCGTAAAACCTGTTTGGAAAATCTTAGTAAAGACATTACCCGCTATCTCACCATACCAGGGCGCAACGTTCAACCATTAGGAGAATCTAGCTATGATGCCTGGATCAAACTCTATCGCCGCGATGCCAATAGCGATAACAATCAGATTTCTTATTATCTCAAAGGAGAAATGGTATCGTTACTGCTAGATCTTTTAATTAGAGCCAAACATAATAACCAGCGATCGCTAGATGATGTGATGCGTTTGATGTGGCAGCGGTTTGGCAAACAAGAGATTGGCTTTAGCGAATCACAATTACGTAATGCGATCGCTGAAGTAGCCGATGATAATTTAGATGACTTTTTCGTTCGCTATATCGAAACTACAGAAGAATTGCCGTTTGACGAATATTTAGAACCCTTTGGCTTGTACGTTAAAGCCGTTGAAGACGATGACCCCGTTTTCCATACGGGTATGAAAGTAGTTACCGAAAATGGCAGAGAAATAATTAAGTTTGTTGAAGCTGATTCTCCTGCCGCCAAAGCAGGAATAGATGCTGAAGATGAGCTCCTGGCAATTGACGATATTCGCATTACCTCAGAATTTTTGAGCGATCGCCTCAAAGACTATCAGGCAGAAGATACAATTCAGGTTACGGTATTTCATCAAGACCAATTAAAAACTTTACCCGTAACTCTTGCCAAACCGCTACCAACTCGCTATGAACTCGCTCGTTTGGATAACCTTTCCGACTTGCAGCAGCAAAATTTATCTGGATGGCTGGGTTAA
- a CDS encoding branched-chain amino acid transaminase translates to MHTFLTFAYFKNQFVPFEEANISIATHALHYGTGAFGGMRGLPDPQNPQQILLFRLDRHCQRLSNSAKFLNYDLPADKIQQVIIDFVQKNQPTKPFYIRPFVYTSDLGIAPRLHKIEKDFFIYGIELGDYLPPDGISCRISSWHRQEDRSLPLRGKISGAYITSSLAKTEAVESGFDEAILMNSQGKVCEASGMNIFIVRNGKLITPGFNQDILEGITRDSVLTIARDLGIETIERPVDKTELLIADEVFLSGTAAKITPVKKIESYHLSTNRPITDKLRQKLTAITENRDSKYQDWVHIVNC, encoded by the coding sequence ATGCACACTTTTTTAACTTTTGCCTACTTTAAAAATCAATTTGTTCCCTTTGAAGAAGCCAATATTTCCATTGCTACTCATGCCCTGCACTACGGGACGGGAGCGTTTGGCGGCATGAGGGGACTGCCCGATCCCCAAAATCCCCAACAAATCTTATTATTTAGATTAGACCGCCACTGTCAGAGACTGAGCAACAGTGCCAAGTTTTTAAATTACGATTTGCCTGCCGATAAGATACAGCAGGTAATAATTGATTTCGTTCAAAAAAATCAGCCTACTAAGCCCTTTTATATTCGTCCTTTTGTCTATACTTCCGATCTCGGTATCGCGCCGCGCCTGCACAAAATTGAAAAAGACTTTTTTATCTATGGTATCGAGTTGGGTGATTATTTACCCCCCGACGGTATTAGCTGTCGCATTAGTTCCTGGCATCGCCAGGAAGATCGCAGTTTGCCTTTAAGAGGTAAAATTAGCGGGGCATATATTACTTCTTCTCTAGCAAAAACCGAAGCTGTCGAATCTGGTTTTGACGAAGCTATCTTGATGAACTCTCAGGGTAAGGTTTGCGAGGCTTCGGGTATGAATATTTTTATCGTCAGAAACGGTAAATTAATTACCCCTGGATTCAATCAAGATATTTTAGAGGGAATTACCAGAGATAGTGTCTTGACCATAGCTAGAGATCTTGGTATTGAAACTATAGAAAGACCAGTAGATAAAACAGAACTGCTAATTGCCGATGAAGTTTTCTTAAGCGGTACGGCTGCCAAGATCACGCCAGTCAAAAAAATCGAGAGTTATCATTTGTCAACAAATAGACCAATCACCGATAAACTAAGGCAAAAGCTAACCGCAATTACCGAAAATCGCGATTCTAAATATCAAGATTGGGTACATATTGTTAATTGTTAG
- a CDS encoding AbrB/MazE/SpoVT family DNA-binding domain-containing protein produces the protein MKLKIQKIGNSLGASIPQEILEKMNVGEGDSLYVTQTPDGIYLTPYDPEFKTVMETAKNITNRYRNAMKELAK, from the coding sequence GTGAAATTAAAAATTCAGAAAATCGGCAACTCTTTGGGTGCGAGTATTCCCCAAGAAATCTTAGAGAAAATGAATGTAGGAGAAGGGGATAGTTTGTACGTCACTCAAACACCTGATGGTATATATTTAACTCCTTACGATCCAGAATTTAAGACGGTAATGGAGACGGCAAAAAATATTACTAATCGCTATCGTAATGCCATGAAAGAATTGGCTAAATGA